GCGAGCGGAGGCCCTCTGTTTGCTCGGCAAACACGGCAGCGGCCGAGGGGCAGAGTGTGGCGGAACGAGACGACGCTGCGGCCCCGGGGCCGCGATCGATGTATCCACCGCCCATCCTCCCCCCTCAGCGCCGGGCTCGGGCCCAGGCCGCGGACGCGCGTGCCGCCCGGCCCACCCGGAATGGCGGCGGCACCCAAAATGGCCCCGCGCGTGGGGGCCGCGCCGTGCCGCGGACTTTGCCGCCATCTCCCGGCGGACGCGGGCTGGGAGAGGCGCGGTGAGGGTCGCGCTCCCCGGCAGCCCTTCAGTGCCGCGAGCTCTGTTTCAGTGACACGAGGCTTCACACAGCTCAGTTTAATTCACGAGGCTTCACACAGCTCAGTTTAATTCGCGAGTTCTCAGCGCGCCGCAGCTCCTCGCCCTGCCCTCGGGGCTGcgcctgctgcctgctgcccgtCCCGTTCCGAGCTGGGTCTTGTCCCGGGCGGGCTCTCCACACGCCCGGTCTCTGCCTGCGAACAAGCGAGGCCGGTGAGCCACGCGCGGCGTGCCACCCCCGGGCCGGCCTCCTGCCGCCCTCGCTCCGGGCGCTCCCCGCAGTCAGTCCCCTGATGCCTGCCCGCTTTGCTGGCCCCTTGCTGCCGGCCCCCTCACCTCCAGCCTCTCCAGGCTAACAGCCCAACCCGCTGAAGGCCCCGATGCGGTCCATTTTCAGCCCGAAGCAGCCCCGGGGCGCGGCCTTCCAGGCCCAGTCTCCAGAGAGAGCTCGCTTGCGACTGGCAAGGGCCTTGCGCCAGAGCAGGGGGTGTGCAGCTCGGGCCCTAGACAGGAGCGGCGGCTGTGGGGGGGAGAGCAGCTGCGGCTCAGAGCTGGACCCCTCCTTCGTGTCCTCCTCAGCCGGCAGGGATTCGGAATCCGAGGGCAGCAGGCGGGAAAGGAGCACCTGGGAGAGAGGGATAAATGGAGGAGATGGGTGAGGGTGTAATGTCCGTGCTCCTATATCCCAACCCACTGTCCCACTCTTCTTCCCTCAGATCGGGCAGGACATAAAATGGTGCCTGTGCAGAAAGCCCTCTGCCTGTGACCTTGCATCCAGACCAAGGACACCGATGGCCCGCAGCTATTCTGCCGTAGGTGATTTTGCTGCCCAAAGAACAGGAAGGAATGCTGTGGGCACTGTTGTCTCTGTTCCTTGCCCTGCTGCTATCAAATAGTTCTCTCCGTACCTGGAAAATAACAGTCATCAGCCCTTAGTCCTTTTGGTgaagctgagtgctgctgtgtgctcagagTGTTTTGTcgtgttcctttttttctggaGGGTAGTGTCACAGAGGAACTGTTACCATAAAGCAGTCAGCTACCAGAATGGGCCTAAGGAAGGCGGGCTCTTCATCTGCTGGGAAGTCTCCATACTTAGTGTGCAGGCAGGCATGCTCTAATTTAATTACATGCCTCCATCACCGCCAGCATCCTCCAGCGGCAGAGAGATGGGTCAGGAGGTACCCTGGGGGCACACTGTGCTGCCCATGGCAGCGGCCTGTGGTGGCTACTCCACGCCTGTGCATCATGCGGATGCTTGCCGACCTACTGCTGCAGATGCCTATGTGCAATTTAGCTccatcttctccagcagcaagtTAATGGAAGCAGACACAGGCATCTTCAGTGAAGAGTGAAAGTGTTTCCATGATGAGTCATAGCAGAATCAGTCCTGCGTTTCTAGTTCACATCCTGGCTCCTTCCTTGCAGCTTTCTTCTTGGACAGAGTAGCTGATATGAAGGCAGGGTGCTGGGGCTTGGTTTAGGGCTTGGGGACAAAGAAGCTAGGTTGATTTAAGAGCCATAAATATTGTTTCTGCAACTGATGAAGTTAAAACATGTAACAAAgatttaacaaaacaaagaagccGTTCTCCCTGTAGGGGACAGGACTATAGGTGGCTATTGCCACAGGGCTGAGTAAGATAAGACTCTTCTTGCAGCCAGAAGCCTCTGCATGCACTGAAGAGACCCACAGCCAGGAGCGCTCACTAGAAGGCTTTTCCTGCCCCCTACCTTGAAATGCTAGCACTCTCCAAGGAGCTGGCATGTAAAGACAGTCAGCCTAGAGCTGAGGCTGTTGGACTGAAGGGGAGGGAGCAGCCCTTGGGAGCTGGGATGTTGGGTCACCACTCACGCCATGCTCAAACACGACCTCCCCAAACTGCCCCTGCCACTCCCAAAGCCTCCCGCAGctccatcccagtccctcctaCCTGGAACCTTTGTCCTGATGAGGACATCGCTTGTACgctggcagagagcagagctaAGAGGAGGAAAAGCGAGCAGGGCCACGCTGGGAGCCCCAGCATCTTCTCTTTATTTGGGGTTTTATGGGAGGTGAGGCAAGATCTGTAGCCTCTGAGAGCCCCGTCCCCTCTTTGCTTTTATAGTGTTGGTTGTAGCAGGCGCCTgccccccagctctgctgcacagcccccTGGAGATCCTTAACCTTTCAGCCCTTTTGTCCGTGGTGATATATTTCAGGGTGAGCTCAGTGAGACCCCTTCctctaaagaaaaagacacaaaagtGTTTGCTGAGTGTCTGGGAAGACAAATGTAGGCCAAGCTGCTGCTGGTTGGGGCCTGGAGGTATCTATCTGGATCAGAGTGAGACTTCAAGATGCATCCAGAAACAGGGTATCAGAGGCTGTGGTATGCAGTGACACTGACATTCTTGTAGGCAGGGTGCTGTTAATGTTACTGCTTTAACCACTGTGAGcttgagctgcagctcagctggtgATTGtgtcactgctggctgcagtgagcTGTGGTGTTGTGGCAGTATAGGCTCTGTTTTTTAGCATCTATGTGTTGATGAGCTGGTTGGCCAGGGGACACGGAGCTCCTGCTGCATTGGATGCACGGATTTTTATCTTAACTCTGGGATCTGTGGCAGTGATAGGAGCATGGATCTAAGCACACATGGGCACACAGCTTGCACACTGGTTGTCCTGACCCAATAGGAaccagcacagaaaagcagtcTTTGAGGATGAACTTGTACTTTCTCAAGCTCAGGTGCACAATGGGAGTAGGATGGCGAGGAGCTGACTCCTGCCTCCTAAATCTTCAGGCTATTAGCTCCCCCCATTTGTTTACCTCTCCCATTTTACTGTAGTTTCTCACCAGCTGAACAATGCAATGAGGTCATTGTTTGAAACCAGAGTGCACAAGTCAGTCTGGGTGTGAAGACAGAAACTAATCAGGAAAGTTTGCtgagggagagaaaggggagactGTACCCCATTTCAGGAGCAGTGGGGTGTGCAGGGGAAGTGTAATAATGCcttaattttcttcagtatccTTGCATATTGCAATTGAGATGAAAGTTGACAATGTTCCAGTCTACTATTTAtccttttgttttggtttggtttggttttaaagaggaaaacagatctTTTGCAGCAATAACAAAAGTCACAGTTGAGATACTTGCCCTGTCTTACTTGTTGTCCTTCACAGGCATTTTTCACTTGATGCAGAcctgtgtttctctttcttctcagcCCAACTGGACGAAGTACAACAAACCATTTTACACCAACCCTGTGAAAGCTGAGTGTTACAGTTTGCATTTGGAGCACTGAAGTTGGAAGCAGGAGAGATTTTGCCCTGGTAGGACAAGGTGTGGAGGCACATCCGAGTATGTACCCCTTGATACCTGTGATCTATGGATGGTGCTACCCAGGCCCCTGGATAATGGGGAGTCATTTCATGGGGAACAAgattttcatagtatcatagaatcaccaaagttgaaaagacctctaagatcatccaatccaactgTCCATCTctcagtatttcccactaaagcATGGccttcagtacaacatctaaacatgcCTTGAACATTTACAcagatggtgactccactaccccactgggcagcccattccagcacctgaccactccCTTGGAGAAGAAGCATTTCCTGACGTCCAACCTGAAATTCCCCTAATGCAACTCgaggccattccctccagtcctatTACtggttacatgggagaagaggccaacctccacatgaccacagcctcccttcaggtagttgtagagagcctcctcttctccagactaaacaatcccagctccctcagccactccccataagacttgttcTCCAGACCCCTAGCTTCActacccttctctggacacattccagggcctcaacatctttcttgcagtgaggggcccaaaacagcacagtagtcaaggtgcggcctcaccagggTTGATTACAGAGGGAATTTCCACACCAACCTTTTAAACCATAGGTGACTGGTAGAGAATCAGGATGTGCTGCTTATGTGGGTATTCAGAGTACTGGTGTGCATGATACACACGCATGGCCCCTCCATGTACCAGAGCTTTGCACTGAGGAGGAGATGTGAAAGTTTCAGAGGGGTGGgaaaaaggggagggaagaaCTGGGAAGCGCACACGTATTCATCCCACATTTCAATCTCTGAGGATATTGGTTCTGTACTTCCCATTCATATCCTACCATCTCAAAGCAGCTGAGTCAGTCTGCTAGAGCTTTCACGCTGCTAGTA
The sequence above is a segment of the Excalfactoria chinensis isolate bCotChi1 chromosome 1, bCotChi1.hap2, whole genome shotgun sequence genome. Coding sequences within it:
- the LOC140247272 gene encoding C-type natriuretic peptide 2-like, with the translated sequence MLGLPAWPCSLFLLLALLSASVQAMSSSGQRFQVLLSRLLPSDSESLPAEEDTKEGSSSEPQLLSPPQPPLLSRARAAHPLLWRKALASRKRALSGDWAWKAAPRGCFGLKMDRIGAFSGLGC